A single window of Leptospira dzoumogneensis DNA harbors:
- a CDS encoding AraC family transcriptional regulator — protein MDLETAYLVFGIAFGWIWSLGILLSPASLGERTRASLIMFCSSFWLVGAATFLSGLVKTYPILYAIHIPFALGIAPLLYIHFQITLLGLELSKKEILLHFLPILFSVILLLPFWLGGEEFRLRTLQEIAQARSYSSILAFLQITPKISILSYFLPLLWMYKSYLFRSEQDENEERARKMFLIFICLVCFVIFWGLTGSILRRIEFVKESIFSLPVLLVIGFLLSQREPNWLGFVGKSLREVRYKKSRLKGMDESKIKDRLEALMKREKAYADEDLTLSQLAEELELTNHQLSEFLNQRLSMKFSDYINSWRIEEAKVLLLEDPDRSILAISESVGFNSKSAFNEAFKKFADSTPSEFRKTAVLYKASLKF, from the coding sequence ATGGATTTAGAAACTGCTTATTTGGTTTTTGGGATCGCGTTCGGCTGGATCTGGTCATTGGGGATCTTACTTTCTCCCGCTTCTTTGGGAGAAAGGACCAGAGCCTCCCTAATCATGTTTTGTTCCTCTTTCTGGCTTGTGGGAGCTGCAACATTCCTTTCCGGACTAGTCAAAACATATCCTATCTTATATGCGATCCATATTCCTTTTGCACTCGGAATTGCTCCTCTTCTTTATATCCACTTTCAGATCACCTTACTCGGTCTAGAACTTTCTAAAAAAGAGATACTTCTTCATTTTCTGCCAATTCTATTCTCCGTAATTTTACTCTTACCTTTTTGGTTGGGCGGAGAAGAATTTAGACTTCGCACATTACAAGAGATCGCCCAGGCAAGATCGTATTCCAGTATACTCGCTTTCTTACAGATCACTCCCAAAATTTCGATCCTTTCTTATTTTCTACCTTTGCTTTGGATGTACAAAAGTTACTTATTTCGTTCAGAACAAGATGAGAATGAAGAAAGAGCCAGAAAAATGTTCCTGATCTTCATATGCTTAGTTTGTTTTGTGATCTTCTGGGGACTCACAGGTTCCATTTTAAGAAGAATAGAATTCGTAAAAGAAAGTATATTCAGTCTTCCGGTTTTGTTAGTGATCGGATTTTTACTTTCTCAAAGAGAACCGAATTGGCTTGGTTTCGTAGGAAAAAGTTTAAGAGAAGTCCGTTATAAAAAATCCAGACTGAAAGGAATGGATGAATCCAAGATCAAAGATCGTTTAGAAGCACTAATGAAAAGGGAGAAGGCTTACGCAGACGAAGATCTCACACTTTCTCAGCTTGCAGAAGAGTTGGAGCTGACCAACCACCAACTTTCCGAATTTTTAAACCAACGTCTGTCCATGAAGTTTTCGGATTATATCAATTCATGGCGGATAGAAGAAGCTAAGGTTCTTCTATTGGAAGATCCGGATCGTTCCATTTTAGCGATCTCGGAATCGGTCGGATTCAATTCTAAATCCGCATTCAATGAAGCATTTAAAAAATTTGCGGATTCTACACCCAGTGAATTCAGAAAAACCGCGGTTTTATATAAGGCTTCGTTAAAATTTTAA
- a CDS encoding SpoIIE family protein phosphatase, which produces MSYTSSRAGSFQNKWNSILGFFKKDQDREVYEKEYVDDLKRQNRAIQYPGAVLAMFVWLGFAFGTDQKLHPEFPELFYFRIGFSIVGVLSLIFLLLDTLFKIPTRKYSLEMAYVFIAYLLLCTSFFTGRIADDPNYVSGLQIALITIVFVPLPKNSYFVFLLLSLISFVGSVLIYSPNLSTPQAAYSMQNLGIAFLLTLVFSIILERYRFVSFVSRFKIQESNREISEKMQQIQALKEKQDGDYFLTALLLSPLIKLDNSENSAVKVEFLLDQYKKFSFKDKDYELGGDFLSAYIVKIQDREYTAFINGDAMGKSIQGAGGALVLGSVFNSIISRTRLSPEIQSKSPERWLKEAFIDLQNVFETFDGFMLISAVLGIVEHSTGAMYYINAEHPWPVLYRDGKAMFLGAESNIRKLGISEMFGSKIQVQTFRMLPGDTIFCGSDGRDDLVLEEDFSGKRVMNEDETIFLASVEESGGELKTIRRSLISRGKLSDDLSILSISYNPSRNPYMEDKKSISEAESVFQKGNTKDAIRILEEGLNRSGTVGERYFPQVAKLLSRWYDKISEFKKAAEWAEKSITWDPSETELLFYSSILWKKAYTQKKDTEYLRSAAELGEKLRVRSPNHLKNLINLSDIYRLLGNSFRAKKLLEEASILSPDDPKIAELKKRL; this is translated from the coding sequence ATGTCATACACTTCCTCCCGGGCAGGTAGTTTTCAAAACAAATGGAATTCTATTTTAGGTTTTTTTAAGAAGGACCAGGATAGAGAAGTATATGAAAAAGAATACGTCGATGATCTAAAAAGACAGAACCGAGCCATCCAGTATCCGGGTGCAGTACTTGCGATGTTTGTTTGGTTGGGTTTCGCTTTTGGAACGGACCAAAAATTACATCCTGAATTTCCTGAACTTTTCTATTTCCGGATCGGATTCTCTATAGTCGGAGTTCTTAGTTTAATTTTCCTTCTATTGGATACTTTGTTCAAGATCCCTACTCGCAAATATAGTTTGGAAATGGCGTATGTATTCATCGCATATCTTCTACTTTGCACTTCCTTTTTTACGGGTAGAATTGCGGACGATCCGAATTACGTATCAGGACTGCAGATCGCTCTTATCACAATCGTATTTGTTCCCCTTCCTAAAAATTCATATTTTGTATTCTTATTATTATCACTGATCTCTTTTGTAGGTTCCGTTCTTATTTATTCTCCGAACTTGAGCACTCCTCAGGCGGCGTATTCTATGCAGAACCTGGGGATCGCATTCCTTCTCACCTTAGTCTTCTCTATCATTTTGGAAAGATATCGTTTCGTAAGTTTTGTAAGCAGATTTAAGATCCAGGAAAGTAATAGAGAAATTTCGGAGAAAATGCAGCAGATCCAAGCCTTAAAAGAAAAGCAGGACGGAGATTATTTCCTTACCGCGCTTCTTCTTTCCCCTTTGATCAAATTGGACAATTCCGAAAATTCAGCAGTCAAAGTGGAATTCCTACTGGATCAGTACAAAAAATTCTCCTTCAAAGATAAAGATTACGAATTGGGTGGAGACTTCTTAAGTGCCTATATAGTAAAGATCCAAGACAGGGAATACACTGCATTCATCAACGGGGACGCGATGGGAAAATCCATCCAGGGTGCGGGCGGCGCCCTGGTTTTAGGTTCCGTATTCAATTCTATTATCAGCCGGACTAGACTTTCTCCGGAGATACAATCTAAGTCTCCTGAACGCTGGTTAAAAGAAGCATTTATAGACCTGCAAAACGTATTCGAAACATTCGACGGATTTATGTTGATCTCCGCTGTTTTAGGAATAGTGGAACATTCTACCGGAGCGATGTATTATATAAATGCGGAACATCCTTGGCCCGTTCTATACAGGGACGGAAAGGCGATGTTTTTGGGGGCAGAATCCAATATTCGTAAATTAGGGATTTCTGAAATGTTCGGTTCCAAGATCCAGGTCCAAACTTTCCGTATGCTTCCAGGTGATACGATCTTCTGCGGATCTGACGGCAGGGATGATCTAGTATTAGAAGAGGATTTTTCAGGCAAACGGGTCATGAACGAGGATGAGACAATCTTCCTTGCCTCTGTGGAGGAAAGCGGCGGAGAATTAAAAACGATCCGCAGATCCCTGATCAGCAGAGGAAAACTTTCGGACGATCTAAGTATATTATCTATTTCTTATAATCCTTCCAGAAATCCCTATATGGAGGATAAAAAATCAATTTCAGAAGCCGAGTCCGTATTCCAAAAAGGGAACACAAAAGACGCAATACGGATCCTGGAAGAAGGTTTAAATAGATCCGGAACCGTCGGAGAACGTTATTTTCCCCAAGTTGCCAAACTTCTTTCCAGATGGTATGATAAGATATCCGAATTCAAAAAAGCGGCAGAATGGGCGGAGAAGTCCATAACCTGGGATCCTTCCGAAACCGAACTTTTATTTTATTCTTCTATACTTTGGAAGAAGGCTTATACCCAGAAAAAAGATACCGAATATTTAAGATCAGCGGCAGAGCTCGGAGAGAAGTTAAGAGTACGTTCTCCAAATCATTTAAAAAACCTGATCAATTTGTCGGATATTTATAGGCTACTTGGCAATTCTTTCCGGGCCAAAAAGTTACTCGAGGAAGCATCTATTCTTTCACCGGATGATCCTAAGATCGCAGAGCTAAAAAAACGCCTATAA
- a CDS encoding TetR/AcrR family transcriptional regulator: MPKIVNHEKYKAEILSKCVDILARRGYSAVSMREIATELDVSTGTLYHYFSTKEDIFKELVKFVLNKDIEELQVYSKGEDNQTIEKRVEALFTMVKDRETYFQNLLYIICDVSRLKNHEEEKQLIAEAMKEYVTIITKHLGITNPNLNRLLISIILGTVGQRIVDQESIKLDEVAEVVKDFMGVVLANTFTF, from the coding sequence ATGCCCAAAATCGTAAACCACGAAAAATATAAAGCCGAGATCCTCTCCAAGTGTGTGGATATTTTGGCGAGGCGAGGGTATTCGGCTGTTTCCATGAGAGAAATCGCCACCGAATTGGATGTATCCACCGGAACTCTTTACCACTACTTCTCCACTAAAGAAGATATATTTAAAGAACTCGTAAAGTTCGTACTCAATAAAGACATCGAAGAGTTACAGGTCTACTCAAAGGGAGAAGACAACCAAACCATCGAAAAAAGAGTAGAAGCACTCTTCACAATGGTAAAGGACAGAGAGACCTATTTCCAAAATTTACTCTATATCATCTGCGACGTTTCTAGATTAAAAAATCATGAAGAAGAGAAACAACTGATCGCAGAAGCGATGAAAGAATACGTAACGATCATCACAAAACATTTAGGGATCACTAACCCGAATCTGAACAGACTTTTGATCAGTATTATTTTAGGAACAGTCGGCCAAAGGATCGTAGACCAAGAATCCATCAAACTGGATGAGGTTGCAGAAGTTGTGAAAGATTTTATGGGAGTGGTTTTAGCAAATACCTTCACTTTCTGA
- a CDS encoding enoyl-CoA hydratase/isomerase family protein has protein sequence MLDVEKNGHILELYIKTNETNSLGREFFRKFREVLEQAENDRSVKSILLSGRNDKFFSNGFDPEIFVGKNLEEIKEVLREALGACGRVLFSPKPVVCAMNGHSMGVGAVIAIFSDYRILVEKKGRLGFPESLIGINFPSTAGTVLKDLVGMKTARDLLYSGRGLKADEAVQVGLVEESATPEEVIPKARKWCSQFQDMAMESVVGVKIALRDSQRLLADTLEKRDVDLLAQAIASSNGQEGMKSIQERRRPVFT, from the coding sequence ATGTTAGACGTAGAAAAAAACGGCCATATTTTAGAACTTTATATCAAAACAAACGAGACCAATTCCTTAGGAAGAGAGTTTTTCCGCAAATTTAGAGAAGTGCTCGAACAGGCAGAAAACGACAGATCCGTAAAATCAATTCTTCTGTCCGGAAGGAATGATAAGTTTTTTTCCAACGGATTCGATCCTGAGATCTTCGTAGGTAAAAACCTGGAAGAGATCAAAGAAGTTCTTAGAGAGGCGCTCGGTGCATGCGGAAGAGTTCTATTTTCTCCAAAACCTGTTGTTTGTGCGATGAACGGCCACTCCATGGGAGTAGGTGCAGTTATTGCTATATTCTCTGATTATAGGATCTTAGTGGAGAAAAAAGGAAGATTAGGTTTTCCAGAGTCGCTAATCGGTATCAATTTCCCATCCACTGCGGGAACAGTTTTGAAAGATCTAGTCGGAATGAAAACAGCAAGAGACCTATTGTACAGCGGAAGAGGTTTAAAGGCAGACGAAGCTGTCCAAGTAGGGCTAGTAGAGGAATCTGCAACTCCGGAAGAAGTGATCCCTAAAGCCAGAAAATGGTGCTCTCAATTCCAAGACATGGCAATGGAGTCCGTAGTAGGAGTAAAAATTGCCCTTAGAGATTCTCAACGTTTACTTGCGGATACTCTGGAAAAGAGAGATGTGGATCTTCTTGCACAAGCGATCGCTAGTTCAAATGGGCAGGAAGGAATGAAGTCCATCCAAGAAAGAAGACGCCCGGTCTTTACCTGA
- a CDS encoding glycerol-3-phosphate dehydrogenase/oxidase, protein MAKPKDPKTQSFQISSQVFDTLVIGGGITGATTLWDATLRGLKAVLVEKNDFASGTTQATSKLIHGGLRYLKNAEFGLVRESLRERRILAKISPHALKTLGFIIPVYSNPEKWITNIGLRMYDYFSYDRNRNISSDSWIPKYRFLSPEEVVMEAPSLPRNGLKGGFLYYDYQNTNPERHTCEFIFSAEKKGGTALNYTELVAISQQGKVYQAILKDKRSGKTYPIFAKTVVNAAGPWADFVESLAGVGMDKVLVRSKGIHIVTRALTVSKAIVLKKRDKTHMFVLPWRGKTIIGTTDTVFSDSPDKFKVTKSDIQGLLEEINYTFGYSDLTESDVDFYYGGMRPLVEDPGEKSDTYNASRKTEILDHKEKGLPGFYTALGGKYTTSRHLAEKITDKLCEYLPGKFLPCETDQIPLSSGEFSDHSSLVKGLTKKYPKLSGEYLESLGARYGSLAYEVLKYQKSNDESVTLNNGEEFNTAEIRYIASEEKIEKGTDFFFRRSGVGVPGAPSSESLHRIVEELGKTLGWNPARKKTETSEILSRYHF, encoded by the coding sequence ATGGCTAAACCGAAAGATCCTAAAACGCAATCTTTTCAGATTTCTTCTCAAGTTTTCGATACCTTAGTGATAGGGGGAGGGATCACAGGTGCTACTACTTTGTGGGATGCCACCTTACGCGGGTTAAAGGCAGTTTTGGTTGAGAAAAATGATTTTGCTTCCGGTACAACTCAAGCTACCTCCAAGTTAATTCACGGAGGTTTAAGATATTTAAAAAATGCAGAGTTTGGACTCGTGAGAGAATCATTAAGAGAAAGGAGGATCCTCGCAAAGATCAGCCCTCACGCACTCAAAACATTAGGCTTTATTATTCCGGTATATTCTAATCCTGAAAAGTGGATCACGAATATCGGTCTTAGAATGTACGATTATTTTTCGTACGATAGAAATAGAAATATCAGTTCTGATTCCTGGATCCCTAAATACAGATTTTTATCTCCGGAAGAAGTAGTGATGGAAGCGCCTAGTCTTCCACGTAACGGACTCAAAGGTGGATTTTTATATTACGATTACCAGAACACGAATCCGGAAAGACATACATGTGAGTTCATCTTCTCCGCTGAAAAGAAAGGAGGGACGGCTCTCAATTATACCGAGCTTGTTGCGATCTCTCAGCAGGGAAAAGTGTATCAGGCTATCTTAAAAGATAAAAGAAGCGGCAAAACGTATCCAATATTTGCGAAAACTGTAGTGAACGCCGCGGGTCCTTGGGCTGATTTTGTGGAATCTTTGGCGGGAGTCGGAATGGACAAAGTGCTAGTCCGTTCCAAAGGAATCCATATCGTAACCAGGGCATTGACTGTTTCCAAGGCAATCGTCTTAAAAAAAAGGGACAAGACCCATATGTTCGTTCTACCTTGGAGAGGCAAAACGATCATAGGAACTACGGATACCGTATTCTCCGATTCTCCGGATAAATTTAAGGTTACCAAATCCGATATCCAAGGTCTATTAGAAGAAATTAATTATACATTCGGATATTCCGATCTAACAGAATCGGATGTGGATTTTTATTATGGCGGAATGAGACCTCTTGTAGAAGATCCGGGTGAAAAATCGGACACTTACAATGCTTCCCGTAAAACTGAAATTTTAGATCATAAGGAAAAAGGGCTTCCAGGATTTTATACTGCTCTAGGTGGAAAATATACGACCAGTAGACATTTAGCGGAGAAGATCACGGACAAACTCTGCGAATATCTTCCTGGAAAATTTTTGCCCTGCGAAACGGATCAGATCCCGCTTTCTTCCGGAGAATTTTCGGATCATTCTTCTTTAGTCAAAGGGCTTACCAAAAAATATCCAAAACTTTCCGGAGAATATCTAGAAAGTTTGGGTGCTCGATACGGAAGTTTAGCCTATGAAGTGCTCAAATACCAAAAATCAAACGACGAATCGGTGACTTTGAATAATGGGGAAGAATTCAATACCGCAGAGATCCGTTATATTGCTTCCGAAGAGAAAATTGAAAAGGGAACGGACTTCTTCTTCCGTAGATCCGGAGTAGGAGTGCCTGGCGCACCTTCTTCAGAATCTCTACATAGAATTGTAGAGGAGTTGGGAAAAACCCTAGGCTGGAACCCTGCTCGCAAAAAAACGGAAACCTCGGAGATACTATCTCGTTATCATTTTTGA
- a CDS encoding AMP-dependent synthetase/ligase: MKTLADLYQSSKNKYGERPAFLTKNSSGEFDSVSYSELYELGSQLGTALIELEFPYKGHAAVLADNRLEWIVTDYAIIMAGGADVPRGTDVTDSDLNHILPHSGATIVFAENDSVLKKLYQNQSSLQNIHTIILIDKNAKGTGKELRFWDLVQRGKELREKGNREIEKRISQIQEEDLFTLIYTAGTTGRPKGVPLTHKNIMSQINRIPIKLEAGERILSILPVWHSFERMFEMVCIHFGAGTYYSSVRTLKEDLKKVKPTFMASAPRLWESVYQGIYATVAKSSGVKQSLFHAALFFSSNIQSAKRWLGFRELDLNGRSSIVSLFVGIFKVIQYILNILPASLLDLIVLKKIRQATGGKLKGTVSGGGALPIHVDKFFNAIGIQVLEGYGLTETSPVISVRILDEAVMGTVGPLYKGTSLRVVDPNTSKILWTTEEGGPKGYAIKGEIHVKGDQVMSGYYHDEENTRKVMNGGWFNTGDLGMMTYNNCLKIVGRTKETIVLLGGENVEPVPIENILSQSEFILQCMVIGQDQKYLSALIVPNPEFFPDYKAGVGFISAEEEAKCAVKIQAVIKNAISATNGFKSFERVVDFRLLPKPFETGDELTAKLSVKRHVVTDKYSGLIKDIYSGKKEEVLR, encoded by the coding sequence ATGAAAACTCTTGCCGATTTATATCAATCGTCCAAAAATAAATATGGGGAAAGACCTGCGTTTTTAACTAAAAATTCTTCGGGAGAATTCGATTCGGTGAGCTATTCCGAATTGTACGAGTTAGGATCACAGCTAGGGACCGCACTTATAGAATTGGAATTTCCTTATAAGGGACATGCAGCAGTTCTTGCAGATAACCGTTTAGAATGGATCGTCACCGACTACGCGATCATAATGGCGGGCGGGGCCGATGTTCCAAGAGGAACGGATGTGACCGATTCTGATCTAAACCATATTCTTCCTCATAGCGGAGCTACGATCGTATTTGCGGAGAATGATTCAGTATTAAAGAAACTCTACCAAAACCAAAGCTCTCTCCAGAATATACATACAATTATTCTAATAGATAAGAATGCCAAAGGAACCGGAAAAGAGTTACGATTCTGGGACCTGGTCCAAAGAGGAAAAGAACTGAGAGAAAAGGGCAACCGTGAGATAGAGAAAAGAATTTCCCAAATCCAAGAGGAGGATCTTTTCACTCTGATCTATACCGCTGGAACAACCGGTCGTCCTAAAGGTGTTCCTTTAACTCATAAGAATATAATGTCACAGATCAACCGTATCCCGATCAAACTTGAGGCGGGAGAAAGGATACTTTCCATTCTTCCAGTATGGCATAGTTTCGAGAGAATGTTCGAGATGGTATGTATCCATTTCGGAGCGGGTACGTATTATTCTTCCGTTAGAACTTTGAAAGAAGATCTAAAAAAAGTGAAACCTACATTCATGGCTTCTGCACCTAGGCTTTGGGAAAGCGTATACCAAGGGATTTATGCGACTGTTGCCAAGTCTTCCGGTGTAAAACAAAGTTTATTTCATGCGGCGCTTTTCTTCTCTTCGAATATTCAGTCTGCAAAACGTTGGTTGGGTTTTAGGGAATTGGATCTGAATGGAAGAAGTTCTATCGTTTCCTTATTCGTAGGAATTTTCAAAGTAATTCAATATATTTTGAATATTCTTCCAGCCAGTCTTTTGGATCTGATCGTTCTGAAAAAGATCCGTCAGGCTACCGGCGGGAAATTGAAGGGAACCGTTTCCGGAGGAGGGGCTCTTCCTATTCATGTGGATAAATTTTTTAATGCGATAGGCATCCAAGTTTTGGAAGGATACGGTCTGACGGAAACTTCTCCAGTGATCTCCGTTCGTATTTTAGATGAAGCAGTGATGGGAACTGTAGGTCCTTTGTATAAGGGAACTTCTCTTAGAGTTGTGGATCCGAATACTTCTAAAATTCTTTGGACTACTGAAGAAGGCGGGCCGAAAGGTTACGCAATCAAAGGTGAGATCCATGTAAAAGGGGATCAGGTCATGTCCGGATATTATCATGACGAGGAGAATACTCGTAAAGTGATGAACGGTGGATGGTTCAATACCGGAGACCTAGGAATGATGACTTACAATAATTGTCTGAAAATTGTAGGTAGAACAAAAGAAACAATCGTTCTATTAGGCGGGGAGAATGTGGAGCCTGTCCCGATAGAAAATATTTTAAGCCAATCGGAATTCATACTACAATGTATGGTGATCGGCCAGGACCAAAAATACCTTTCTGCTCTGATCGTTCCAAATCCTGAATTTTTCCCGGACTACAAAGCGGGAGTCGGTTTCATTTCCGCGGAAGAAGAAGCGAAATGTGCGGTGAAGATCCAAGCGGTGATCAAAAATGCAATCTCCGCAACGAACGGATTCAAATCATTCGAAAGGGTAGTGGACTTTAGATTATTGCCAAAACCTTTCGAGACCGGAGATGAACTTACGGCAAAACTTTCCGTAAAACGACATGTAGTAACTGATAAATATTCAGGACTGATCAAAGATATTTATTCAGGCAAAAAAGAAGAAGTTTTGAGATAA
- a CDS encoding FAD-binding oxidoreductase: protein MFYHELNSKIDYSRSNLRWNAWGANDQDFGRKSQMPEILKLLQREFKLDSIRETPPVSLEDIKLPNSKLGTNDIKNLSAIVGKNNFKNDRYERIFHSAGRSYYDVLRLHFNTLKSFVDGVVYPKKDSEIIKILEYCSKNKITIIPFGGGSSVVGGVEVIKGKGQKAVLSLDMTGMTELVSFDPISMTATFQAGIYGPKLEYGLNLKGYTLGHFPQSFEYSTLGGWVAARSAGQQSNRYGKIEEILSSVKLISPNGTVETLRAPAASIGPDWNQIIAGSEGLLGIISEVTIKIHKIPETRKYFGLVFPDLLSSINFIRKANQEEIKTSMMRLSDANETRLYEYLGELGKKNTPIRKFKKFLQNSYLKSVGIGENKCVVLVGLDGSRQEVDHSFNDLKKLWKKSGAIFAGEKLGQNWIHSRYNMPFLRNHVMQYGMGVDTMETSSTYDKLEDLHKAGIESLQNSIPGSIAMCHLSHSYHEGACLYYTILFPMDAKKPEEQWFKMKRSVSDTFTSFKAPISHHHGVGFDHKKWYESSLGKPGIEALNGLKKVLDQKEILNPGKLFHS from the coding sequence ATGTTCTACCACGAACTCAATTCCAAAATCGACTATTCTAGATCCAATCTTAGATGGAATGCCTGGGGTGCAAACGATCAGGACTTCGGTAGAAAGTCTCAGATGCCTGAGATACTCAAACTTCTCCAAAGAGAATTCAAATTGGATTCTATCCGAGAAACTCCTCCCGTTTCCTTGGAAGATATAAAACTTCCTAACAGCAAACTAGGTACTAATGATATCAAAAACCTAAGCGCAATCGTAGGTAAAAACAATTTCAAAAACGATAGATACGAGAGGATCTTTCATTCTGCAGGCAGAAGTTATTACGACGTTCTCCGACTCCACTTCAATACTCTCAAATCATTCGTAGACGGAGTGGTTTATCCTAAAAAAGATTCCGAGATCATTAAAATTTTAGAATATTGTTCTAAAAACAAGATCACGATCATTCCGTTCGGAGGAGGATCTTCCGTTGTAGGCGGTGTGGAAGTGATTAAAGGTAAAGGACAAAAAGCTGTTCTTTCCTTGGATATGACCGGGATGACTGAACTCGTATCTTTCGATCCGATCAGCATGACCGCAACTTTCCAAGCAGGGATCTATGGGCCTAAACTGGAATACGGACTCAACTTAAAAGGGTACACTCTTGGGCATTTTCCTCAATCTTTCGAATATTCTACTTTGGGCGGATGGGTCGCTGCAAGAAGTGCGGGACAACAATCCAATCGATACGGAAAGATAGAAGAGATACTAAGTTCCGTAAAACTGATCAGCCCTAACGGAACAGTGGAAACTCTCAGAGCGCCTGCTGCTTCTATCGGACCGGATTGGAACCAGATCATTGCGGGCAGCGAAGGTCTTTTAGGGATTATTTCAGAAGTTACGATCAAGATCCACAAGATCCCTGAGACTAGAAAATATTTCGGCCTGGTATTTCCGGATCTACTTTCTTCTATCAATTTTATCCGCAAAGCGAATCAAGAAGAGATCAAAACTTCTATGATGAGACTTTCAGATGCAAACGAGACAAGGCTTTATGAGTATCTCGGAGAATTAGGAAAGAAGAATACACCGATCCGCAAATTCAAAAAATTCCTGCAAAATTCTTATCTGAAATCAGTGGGGATCGGAGAGAATAAATGTGTGGTTTTAGTGGGACTGGACGGATCTAGACAAGAAGTAGATCATTCTTTCAATGACCTCAAGAAACTCTGGAAAAAGTCGGGAGCGATCTTTGCCGGAGAAAAGTTAGGACAAAATTGGATCCATAGCAGATACAATATGCCATTCCTAAGAAATCATGTAATGCAGTACGGAATGGGAGTGGATACGATGGAAACTTCCAGCACTTATGATAAGCTGGAAGATCTTCATAAAGCCGGAATTGAGTCCTTACAAAATTCTATCCCAGGTTCCATCGCTATGTGCCATTTATCTCATAGTTATCATGAGGGAGCTTGTTTGTATTATACGATCTTATTCCCCATGGATGCTAAAAAGCCGGAAGAACAATGGTTTAAGATGAAAAGATCCGTTTCGGATACATTCACTTCTTTTAAAGCTCCAATCAGCCACCACCACGGTGTAGGTTTCGATCATAAAAAATGGTATGAATCCAGCTTAGGTAAACCTGGAATAGAAGCTTTAAACGGACTGAAAAAAGTGCTGGATCAAAAAGAAATTTTGAATCCTGGAAAATTATTCCATTCTTAA